Within the Telopea speciosissima isolate NSW1024214 ecotype Mountain lineage chromosome 4, Tspe_v1, whole genome shotgun sequence genome, the region CGGATCCCACCTTCAACTTCTCCGGTATGAAGGAGGTGGAGAGATGTTGTCCATGCCAGGGAATGGCACTTTTGCTCCCCTCCCATCAAAGGGGGAGGTGAGGATTCCTATGCTAAAGGTTTTCAAAAGCAGTGCAAAGTCTTTGGGAGCTAAGGTGGGGAGCTCGGGTGCCAGGGAGCAGATTCTTGTAATTGAAGCTAAACAGGTTGCCGCATAGGAAGCTGAGCATGCCAAGTTGGCCGCACAAGAAGCTGAGTGTGCCAAGTTTGTGGTAGCAAAAGCTGAGCAGCTTTCTGTTGAGTCGGAGCAATCCCCTTCCATCCCTACACATGACACTGAGAAGCCCTCTGCTTTCGATGCTGAGAATCTGAGCATAGATACTCTAGCCCTAGTTTAGTCTTGCCCCAtgtcttgttctttttttgtttgtttttttttttacttgtatCCATGACTTGTTGCCATGTCTTTTCTTCTTATATGCAAAGTCTACTTTTAATGAGAAAGTTTTCTCGCCTTTGACTAAAATCTATTTCTTGTGCTTATCTTTACACTTTCATATTCCAATGTAGGGGCATCCCATAATGTACAGTGTGCATTCTGATGGAACAAGTAGAGAGGAGGAACTGCATGCACGATTGAGGATGTATGAATCTTCAAACACTGCTTTGTGGAGGTTCAAGACTCGTCTTGAAAAGGACCTTGACTACTACAAGTCGCTTGAGAGCTGGGAGAATGATCTGATTATGAGGCTGGATTTTGCCATGGATATTGTTGACGATGTTGCCGACTATCTTTGGATTAAGAGGCATGTCGCTCGAACTTGGCCATTAATCATCTCTTAAATTCAATGCTTCCAACGTTTTTGCGAGGGCAAGGCCCTAGAGGGTGCTCAATGTTTATACAATAAAGTGAGGAAGGCTCCCCCTACTTTAAGTGGGGAAAGATTAATTTAGGTTTTAATCCCAAGCTCCCAGTATGGGACGTGAAGCTGGagccttcttctatttctttgcctctctttcctcctcctcagAATCTTCCTGGGCCACTGCCTCCTGATGCTCGGCGTCCCAACATGACATTTATGTATCTGTGACCTTCTTATGTATCATGTACATTGTAAATGtcattttttgtacttttgctAATGAAATCttcagtttttattatttgtatattttttgttCGCCTCTTGCATTTTGCTTTTAATGTTTCTACCTCCATTATGGACGGTAGAACTAACTTTATTAtagtgcaactcaccactatagtgcaattcaccattatggtcgataGACCATTAGTTTcattgtggtgcaactcaccactatggtcgGTAGACCATTAACTTGATTGTGGGGCAACTCATCATTATGGTCGATTAGACCATTAATTTTCATGTGctgcaactcaccactatggtcgGTAGACCATTATCTTtattgtggtgcaactcactaTTATGGTTGGTAGACCATTAATTTTTATTgcggtgcaactcaccattatggttggtaGACCATTAATACAGACACTAATGATTTGCACATTAGAATGGTTTGATGAAAATGTCTTTATTAAATATAGACGATTtggaatttttccaaaaaatttcaagaaaCTTGGAATAACTACACAAGTGAATAATTACTTCAGTAATTTTGGAATACATGAGGACTAACCTCTACTGATAGAATTTTCTCAAGTTTTCAAAGTTCCATGATCGCGATATGGGGCTCCAAACTCTCCAAATGATAAGCTCCTGAAGctacttgtttggagattctgtatggcccttcccagttgggtTCTAGTTTTCGCATGGTTCTTGGATAAGAAGGTTTTACCTTGCAGAGCACAAGGTCCCCTTGGTGAAAGGCTCTAGGCTTCACCTTGGCATTGTAGTGATGTGCTATCTGTTGTTGATGAGCGGTGTTCTTCATTCACGTTGTTTCTTTAATTTCCTCCAATAGGTCTAGATTTGTTCTTAATTCTTCACTGTTGGCTTCTAAGTTATAGAGTTGTACTCTCACTGAGGTTTCTCCGATCTCCACAGGGTTACCGCCTCTGTACCATATGTCAACATGAATGACGTTTCACCCGTTGCTAGTCTTGTGGTTGTTTGGTATACCCATAAGATGTTCGGTAGTTCCTCTGCTCATAACCCCTTGGTTTTCTctagtttcttttttattccatcCAGTAAGATTTTATTCATGGCTTTCGCTAGACCGTTGGACTGTGGATGTGCCACTAAAGTCTTATGCAACTGAATCTCATATCGATCACTGAATTCTTTAAATTTCTTCTTGAACTGCTTCCCGTTATCTGTGATGAGGGTCCTCGGAATTCCATATCTGTACATGACAGACTGGAGAAAAAACCTCCTTACGTTGGCTACTGTGACTGTTGCTAATGCTTCTGCTTCCACCCACGTAGTGAAGTAGTCAACTACTACCACCACGAATTGCCTTCCTCCGATTGCCTTTCGGAACGATTCcagaatatccatcccccattGCCCAAAAGGTAATGGGCTTGAGATGGTGAAGAGCTCGATTGCCGGCTGGCGCGTAATTGGTACGAATATTTGACATTTAACGCATTTGCATACAAAATTCATTGCATCTTTTCACAAGTAAGGCAAAAATTACCCTTGTTTGATCACCTTGTGAACTAATGCTATGCCCCCCCAAATGTTGTTTGCAAATGCCAATGTGTACCTCTCTGAGGACATAATCAGCTTCTGACGGTCTGAGGCACTTTAAATATGGCATAGCATATGCTTTTTTGTAGAGTACTCCTCCAATCATGATGAACCGTGttgctctcatccttatcttcttaGCCTCTTCTTTGTTGATCGAGAGTATGTCCCTTTGGAGATATACGATGCGTGGGTCCATCCAACAGGGTTCTTCTTCAATTAGCATCATATTCTCCGTTTCTTCAATGCTCGACGCTTAGAGAATGTCTATGTACACTGTCCAACTTAAATAGTGCATCTGCAGATGCATTCTGCGCACGGGGTACTTGTAATATTTGAAAGTAAGCAAATTCAGCCATTAGTTTGCGTGCCTTCTCAAGATATTGTGCAATGCACTGCTCCTTTGCTTCGTACTCTCCGTTCACTTGATTGACCACTAGCTGTGAATCACTATGTATGGCGATGCTTTTTACCATTAGGCTCCTTGCAAGGCCCAAACCAACTATCAGTGCCTCATACTCCACCCCATTATTTATAGTTTAGAAATCGAATCTCAGCACATATTGAACTATGAATCCTTCTAGGCTTGTCCAAAACAGCCCTACCCTGCATCTGGTGCTATTGGAGGAGCCATCCACATACAACGTCCAAGGTTCTGTCTGTTCTTCATGATCGGCGTTTGCTACTAAGTTGTCTTCTAGTATGGTGCATTTGATGACAAAATTTGCCAGTGCTTGCGCTTTTATAGTCGTACGTGGTTTGTACTGCACCTCGAATTCTCCAAGCTCAACTGACCATGCGACTTATCACCTTGAGCGGTCGGGTTTtgccaatatcttcttcaaaggtTGACTCGTCACCACCACTATCATGTGAGCCTAAAACTAGGGCCTTGACTTTCGTGCAACCACTAGTAGCGCATAGGCGTGCTTTTTTATGTTGCTATATCTTGTTTCTGCATCTAAGAGCACCTTGCTGACATAGTATACTGGCTTTTGCACTCACCCATCACCTTTTACCAATACTACGCTGACGGCTACCGTGGTAACAGCTAGGTAAAGCTAAAGCTCGTCTCCAGGGTCAGGTTTTGTTAGCAATGGTGGATTTTCCAAGCATTTCTTCAAATCTATGAACGCCTTTTGACACTCCTCTATCCATTCAAAAGTAAGCTTTACCCCCTTTGGTCTGCCTTTCAGCTGCTCGGTTTTTCAGTGCTTTGAAGAATGGAAGACACCGATCACcgaaagaagaaacaaacctCCCCAGCACAACTACTCTTCCCATTAGCTCTtgcacttctttgattcttccaGGTGGCACCATATCTAAgatggccttgattttggcCGGATTCACTTCTATCCCCCTTCGCGACATGAAACCAAGCAATTTACCTGAAGTTACCCCGAACGCACACTTGACAGGATTGagcttcattttatttttcgttAAAACTTGGAATGTTTCTTCGAGTTCGGTTATGTGGTCGGatgccttcaaacttttcacgagcatgtcatctacataaacttccACGTTGCGCCCTATCtgcttttgaaaattttattcacTAGTCGTTAAATCAATGTCGCCTGCATTCTTTAGCCCAAAAGGCGTGACTTTATAGCAGAATGTATCTCTGCCTACTATGAAGGAGGTCTTTAATATGTCAAGCTCAtgcattttgatttgattatactcgaaataggcatccatgaaactcaacaatTCATGGTCTACTGTGGCATCTATCGATAAATCAATATGaggcaaagggtagtagtctttagggcatattttatttaaatcagTAAAATCAATATACATACGCCACTTGCCATTAGGCTTGGGCACCATAACTACATTAGAGAGCCACTTAGGACAAATGGCCTCCTCAATGAATCCTGCCTTCAGCAATTTGACTACTTCCTCCACCACTTTTCCCTGGCGCTCGAGTGCAAAGGTCCTCTTCTTCTGGAAGACTGACTGTGACGCTAGATAGATGTTCAACCTGTGCTCAGCTAACTCCCGGTCGATTCCGGGCATATCGGAAGctgaccatgcaaagacatctaCATTAGCCCTTAAGAACTCCACCATGCGTTTCTTCCACTCACCCGTTAGGCCTGCGCCGATTTACACAGTACGACGATCATCCCCTTTAACAATCTCTATAAAGACTAGGTCCTCGGCCATCGCAAGCATCTTTGAGTATAACTTGGAGCATCTGCGGCTCCTTCCCTTTTCCTCTTAGATATACCTTATAGCATTTTCTTGAGGTTATCTAGCTTCCATGGCACTCTCCTACGTCTCcttcagtggggaacttcattaCGAGGTGGGGAGTGGAGACTATGGCATGCAGGGCATTGAGGCCTGGTCGGCCAAGTATTCCATTGAAGGTGGAATTGACCTTCACCACTAGAAAGTTCATCATCACTGTGGACAACAAAGGCTCAGTCCCCACAGTCACCAATAGCTCAATAGAGCCCTCCATGTGCACAAGTGCTCTAAAAAATCCATACAGTGGAGAATCCATTCTCCTCAGCATCTCAGGCTTCAATTGCATTTTCTCAAATGCTTTATAATAGAGCACGTCAACAGAGCTTCCGTTATCAACCAGTATCCTGGCCACTGAGCAATTGGTGATAGTCATCTTGATCATCAAGGCACCATCGTGAGGCGACTGGATATCCGAAAgatcttcatccgagaaggttATCTACTGCtcggttcttcttctcttgtctggAATTTCGGCTTGCAACATACATTGAGCATGACGTTTTCTAGAATTTTAAGATTCTCCCCCCAATCCTGGGCTTTCAAAGATAGTGACTATCTCTCTGAGGGGTGCATTGTCGGTATGACGCCTACGCCTAGCCGGATCTATCTTGTCCTCATTATCCCCCAACCGAGCAGGGGATTTGGCTCTCTCCTCAGGTTCCCGTGGTCGGTTCTCCTGCCTTTGGTTgtcgccaccctattttacgaATCTGCTCAGGTGGCCTCTttggattagggtttctatCTCTTCCTTTAGCAGCTTGCAATCCTCTATATCATGGCCATGATCTTGGTGGAATCTGCAGTACTTGTTCATGTTGCACAGGCTTAATCATCTTCCCTGGCCAGCGCAAGGTCACCTGATCCTTAATTTCATTAAGGATGTATGCTCGGTTGTGGGTGAGGCTGGtgtaggtgggctctggcttcGAATCGCCCCTCGAGACCCATGCCCgatcatctctctttctcttcccatcATTTTGGTCTTTGCCATCTTTATGGCTATTTCCTCCAAGATGGGAATCTTTCTATTCctgactttttttttctggctttGTTTCCTTCTCTTGCTCGACCATAAGAACCTTTGCAAGATTGATGTGCTTTTCACAGTGCGAGAAAAGATCGTACATATCTGCAGGCTCCTCCATGTTCAAGGATTTCTTCAATTCTACATCCCTGATGCCACTGTGCAGGGCCTGGAATTTCACAATAGGGTCTAAATCCCATACCTCTGACGCCTCGTTGTTGACCCTTGTGAGAAAGGCTCTTAGCATCTCATTAGAATGTTGTCTGATGGCCAATAGATTGGTTGCTGTCTTCCTGTAGACTCTGCTGCTCATGAAGTTGGCTATGAAGGCCCGTCCAAGTTCCATGAAACTGGTGACTAATAGCGGCCTCAGGCACGCGAACCACTGCCTTACCGAGCCCTTCAAGGTAGAGGGGAATGCCCGGCACATGATGGCGTCTGATGCTCCCTGGAAGAGCATTACAGACTTGAAACTTTCCAGATGGTCCTCTGGATCTGTCATACCTCCATACTGCTCAATGGTGGGCATCTTGAAGCCTTTGGGCAAGCGTTCTGCCTTGATCTCCTCCGTGAAGGCAAAATTGGTGGTGAAGTTGAAGTCGTGGTTTGGAGCGCGACCCTTTCCCTTCAGAACTTCCTAGATCTGTTCTTATAATTCCATCACCTAGTTGTTCAAGGCCTGCTCAACCTTGGTCATCTGAGATCCCTGCCTTCTGTTGTCCCCTAGAGCCTCTGTATCGTTCCCCCGAACAATATTGGCATCGCTACGATTTTCATTGTGTTCGGGAGAATGTGTTCTTTCCTTCACCTAGGATGGGtgtagaggtggtggtggaacTCCTTGTATAATGTTTTGCTGCATCTCCATCTTTTGTCCTATTTGATCCCGCAACTGAGTTTGCATCGCCTCGAACTGCTCCACTGTTACGTATTGTGGGGGATCGACAAGGAGCCTAGGTTGAGAATCTTCCTCCTGGGAATCATTCCCTTCTCTGATAACATCGCCTCGTCCGGCGTGAGGACCTGTGGATATTTTTGGTGCCTAATCTTGAGCAGTGGCCTGAGTGGcggcaacagcagcagcaacaacttTTGAGACTTTCGATTGATTGCGGGTGTTGGTCATCATGGTATCTTCGCAGGTTTTTGCTcttcgttcccacagacggtgccaaaaaTGTTGCACAAAAAAATGTGTTCTTGAATTTGCGAGGTTTCCCTCTCTGCAACAAGAAATTGTAATGGACACGAAGAACACTATTAAATCTCTATTGATTGATTAAACAATTGATCTCCCCCTTTCTTATGGCACTAAGGCCTCTTTTTATACATGTTTCTCCTATGATTTTCTTTCCAAAGATGTGTGAGATTGCCTTCCTTTTTCCTCGGATGATTGAGTCATTCTAGGCTTTGGATACTCCCTGGAGGAGTGATCCCCTCCTAACTTCCTGACTTTAGGAGTCTTCCCATATATGGAGTGCGATTACCATTCTTAACGCCATAGGGAGTCTTTCCAACTAACTTTGCTGACGTGTCTATCCACGTTTTATCTTGCCACATATGATATATGAATCTTCGACGGAATATGCTTCTAAGGCCCCACTCTTCCACGTGTCACCCAGTAACAGGTTGGATACAATTTGGTGTATCAAATACATATATACTTATATGTATTATTcattatatataaattagtatatatataagtatatattatGATAATATAGTACGGTATCGGAATTCAGTAATTTGGTACGGTATCGATATGTACCGTTAGTATCGACCTCCATATCAATACCATACCGTACTGAGTACGGTATTATTTTCCCATACCGTTACTGTACCGAATATAATTCGGTATGGTACTCGGTACGGTTCCAATTCGGTAAACGGTTTCAGTATCGAATTGGCAACCT harbors:
- the LOC122659212 gene encoding uncharacterized protein LOC122659212, which codes for MPTIEQYGGMTDPEDHLESFKSVMLFQGASDAIMCRAFPSTLKGSVRQWFACLRPLLVTSFMELGRAFIANFMSSRVYRKTATNLLAIRQHSNEMLRAFLTRVNNEASEVWDLDPIVKFQALHSGIRDVELKKSLNMEEPADMYDLFSHCEKHINLAKVLMVEQEKETKPEKKSQE